In the Lactobacillus paragasseri genome, ACTAAGTAAACTTGAAAAACTAGGTTGTAATTTTTGCGGAGCGAATTTAGTCACATAAGGATTTAGACGATGACCATCTTTTAACATAAAGAATAAAACAAAAGGTGCTGTTAATAACGTCATAAAAATCATTGTAATAACATTAACAGCCGACGACAAATTACTCAAAGCTAAGTTAAAACTATCTTGACCAGTTTTAAACATCTTTGTCTGAGCATCAGAAATGACCTGATTGATTCCACTACGAACTCCATTTAAACGAGGATCGTGGATCATCTTTTCAAAGCCTCTTTGTGCATCTTGCCAATAAGCTGGCCAGTTCTTAATTAAAGAATCAGTTTGATGTTGAATAATTGGGATCAAAGTATTAATGATCCAAATTAATCCTCCCAAAACAATTACAAATAGCAAAATAATTGTAATTATACGTGGTACTTTTAGCTTCTTTTCCATCCAGTCAACAACTGGATCCATTAAGTAATATTGGATTGATGCAACCAAAACTGGTGGCAAAATTGCATTAAAAAATGTCCAAAAGGGATTTAACACAAAAGAAATTTGGTTAAACACCCAAATAATTAAGAAGAATAATAAAATATTAAGTAATACTATGCTAAAACGATTATTTAAAAACCATTTAACAAAAAAATTATTCTTCTGATGATGTTTTTCTACTTCCATAGCTTCCCCTCTTATCTATGTTCGTAGGTGATCCAGTCTCCCACTTTAAATTCAGGCATTTCTTCTTTTGGATCTTTATCTAAATAAATTGCATTAGTCATCGGCTTTTTCGGAACTTCATTAGTAAATACTAAAGTTGCATGTCCAATAGCCTGCATGTTCATTTGAACCATTGGACCAACGTACAAAGCTAAATAAGTAGTGCCGTCAATTGTAATTGAGTCGTCTTTTTTAAAAACAAACTTTTCAACTGGCGTTGCCTCATCAAATTTTTGTAAAACAGCAACATCTCGCAACTTATCAGTTGCTTTATTATCAAATAAAATTACGATATTATCATTTGGATCTAACGCTTCTGATCCAATAGCAGTAATTGTAGAATTCCACTTCATTTTTATCAACCTCTTTACTAAATTTTACCATATCACTTTGCCTAGCTGATAACACTTAATAACAATTGCCTATTCTAGCCAAAAGGTAGAGAATAAATATGTTACGGAAAGCTTTTATCAGGAGGTAAAACTATGAAAGTTTGGTTTGGTGGCTATACTAGCCATGACTCAAAAGGAATTTATACTGCTAATGTAGAAAAAAAAGAGGATGATATTAAACTAGTTGATGTTAAAAATATTGTTGAAATTGATCGTCCAACTTATTTTCAACTAGTTGGTGACTTATTATTTACCATTATTCAAAATGGTGACCAAAGTGGAATCGCTACTTACCGCATCAAAGATGGAAAAGCAAAACAGTTAGATACCTATTTCCATGAAGGAGCAGCACCTTGTTATATCAGTGTCGACTCACAAAAGCACTTAGTCTTTACTGCAAACTATCACTTAGCCACTATTAACGTTTTTTCTTACGATGAAAATGGAAAATTAACTTTTATTACTAACGATACACATGAAGGACATGGACCAAGAGCAGAACAAGATCAAGCCCACCCACATTTCTTTGATGAAACTCCAGCTGGTAATCTAGTTTCATGTGATCTAGGAATTGATGCCGTTGATTTTTATAAATTAGATGGAGATAAATTAAAACATTTAGCTCGCTATCAGATGGAAAACGGCTTTGGTACTCGCCACCTCGTCTTCTCACCTGATGGAAAAACTATGTATATTGTTGGTGAGTTATCAAGTCAAGTTAACGTTGCTCGTTTAAATGAAAATACTTGGAAATTTGAAGATGTTGCAACTTATAAGACTATCCCTGACGACTTCAGTGATCACAACGGCGCGGCAGCTATTAGAATTTCTAAAGATGGTAAGTTTATTTATATTTCTAATCGCGGTCATGATTCAATCACTGTCTTCAAAGTTCTAGACGATGGAAAACTAGAATTAGTACAAAGAATTTCCGTCTTTGGATCATTCCCACGCGACTTTAACTGGGACAAAGACGAAAAATATCTTGTAGTGGCTAACCAAAATACTAATAATGCCACCTTATACCGTCGTAATTCCGAAACAGGTAATCTAACACCTATCCAAAAAGATATTCCTGTGCCAGAAGCTACA is a window encoding:
- a CDS encoding AI-2E family transporter, which produces MEVEKHHQKNNFFVKWFLNNRFSIVLLNILLFFLIIWVFNQISFVLNPFWTFFNAILPPVLVASIQYYLMDPVVDWMEKKLKVPRIITIILLFVIVLGGLIWIINTLIPIIQHQTDSLIKNWPAYWQDAQRGFEKMIHDPRLNGVRSGINQVISDAQTKMFKTGQDSFNLALSNLSSAVNVITMIFMTLLTAPFVLFFMLKDGHRLNPYVTKFAPQKLQPSFSSLLSDINGAVASYIRGQITVAFWVGVMFAIGYSVIGLNYGITLAVLAGVLNMIPYFGTFIAFIPAIILGLISSPMMLVKVLIVFAIEQTLEGRVISPLVMGNKMNMNPVTTILLLIGASAVAGLWGVIFAIPVYAVIKIIVTRLFNYYRKISTLYDEISESDDANLKSKE
- a CDS encoding PTS glucitol/sorbitol transporter subunit IIA → MKWNSTITAIGSEALDPNDNIVILFDNKATDKLRDVAVLQKFDEATPVEKFVFKKDDSITIDGTTYLALYVGPMVQMNMQAIGHATLVFTNEVPKKPMTNAIYLDKDPKEEMPEFKVGDWITYEHR
- a CDS encoding lactonase family protein, whose protein sequence is MKVWFGGYTSHDSKGIYTANVEKKEDDIKLVDVKNIVEIDRPTYFQLVGDLLFTIIQNGDQSGIATYRIKDGKAKQLDTYFHEGAAPCYISVDSQKHLVFTANYHLATINVFSYDENGKLTFITNDTHEGHGPRAEQDQAHPHFFDETPAGNLVSCDLGIDAVDFYKLDGDKLKHLARYQMENGFGTRHLVFSPDGKTMYIVGELSSQVNVARLNENTWKFEDVATYKTIPDDFSDHNGAAAIRISKDGKFIYISNRGHDSITVFKVLDDGKLELVQRISVFGSFPRDFNWDKDEKYLVVANQNTNNATLYRRNSETGNLTPIQKDIPVPEATRVLFEED